In Limisalsivibrio acetivorans, one genomic interval encodes:
- a CDS encoding tetratricopeptide repeat protein, with the protein MSIIRYGLIVLLIPVHIWLTQASVELTGGDIERGAHGMSGKLISLLSLDFRGLAADSKMLDAVFYVGGKIGRKETLTESDWDYYGHLINASLEIDPYFFDVYYFASSMLAWEAKRYEEAVAVLEKGAEKLPSNKRILFNLGFIHYYFLGNNLEAAKYIGEAAKLPGAPPHYATLASRLAYDSGSHQMAMGMISEMLDRTSNESVRRYYMKRLTALDRAVTLEKKAHIYRERNGSFPERLLELKKAGLIDEIPADPYGGEYYINDRGRVYSTSKFVD; encoded by the coding sequence ATGAGCATTATCCGCTATGGCCTTATCGTACTCCTCATACCCGTCCATATCTGGCTTACCCAGGCAAGCGTTGAACTCACGGGTGGAGACATTGAGCGGGGTGCCCATGGAATGAGCGGAAAGCTTATCAGCCTTTTATCCCTTGATTTCAGAGGACTGGCGGCGGATTCCAAGATGCTCGATGCCGTTTTCTATGTGGGGGGTAAGATCGGCCGGAAAGAGACGCTCACCGAAAGTGACTGGGACTACTACGGCCATCTTATTAATGCTTCACTGGAGATAGACCCTTACTTTTTCGATGTCTACTACTTCGCCTCCTCCATGCTCGCCTGGGAGGCAAAGAGATACGAAGAGGCGGTGGCTGTATTGGAGAAAGGCGCAGAGAAGCTCCCTTCAAACAAGCGTATCCTGTTCAATCTTGGATTCATACATTACTATTTCCTCGGTAACAACCTAGAAGCGGCTAAATATATAGGTGAAGCGGCAAAGCTTCCCGGAGCCCCTCCCCATTATGCAACCCTTGCCTCCCGCCTTGCGTATGACTCCGGTTCTCATCAGATGGCGATGGGTATGATTTCTGAGATGCTCGACAGAACATCGAACGAGTCCGTGCGAAGATACTACATGAAAAGGCTTACTGCTCTTGACAGAGCCGTTACACTTGAGAAGAAAGCACATATATATAGAGAGAGAAACGGTAGTTTCCCCGAAAGGCTTTTGGAGCTGAAAAAAGCTGGACTTATTGATGAAATACCCGCCGATCCCTACGGCGGTGAGTACTATATTAATGACAGGGGCAGAGTTTACAGCACAAGCAAATTTGTTGATTGA